A genome region from Sphingobium sp. WTD-1 includes the following:
- a CDS encoding glycosyltransferase, translating into MPLAPTIWIAIPTFRRPGQLRHLLESLAAVVPHDDVQLLVADNDPVGQEGALVAHEMQDDPDYPLPIRVLHVPEPGLCSVRNAIVATALAAPALQYLAMIDDDEWPQPGWLDALLACRDMCGADVIGGPVDAHFLRPPPRWAREALVFRAEDRPSGATDMLWASNNLLLSRAALERLPAPWFDPHFNRSGGEDLDYLTRLRDAGIGFGWAADARVSEWVPPERVRLGWILSRMWRIGFTETLTRRKHRPGVVGTLTLFGRTLAVFAMRTAGLLALLLPGARRVDIAGQWIKCWGRLYALTGRGSRTYYGAE; encoded by the coding sequence ATGCCCCTCGCCCCGACCATCTGGATCGCGATCCCTACCTTCCGCCGGCCGGGGCAGTTGCGCCACCTGCTCGAAAGCCTCGCCGCCGTCGTTCCGCATGACGATGTCCAACTGCTGGTCGCCGACAACGACCCCGTCGGGCAGGAAGGCGCGCTGGTTGCGCACGAGATGCAGGATGACCCCGATTATCCGCTGCCCATCCGTGTCCTGCATGTGCCGGAGCCGGGCCTTTGCTCGGTCCGCAACGCAATCGTCGCCACCGCACTGGCGGCTCCGGCATTGCAGTATCTGGCGATGATCGATGATGATGAATGGCCGCAGCCCGGCTGGCTCGACGCGCTGCTGGCCTGTCGCGACATGTGCGGCGCCGATGTGATCGGTGGCCCGGTCGATGCCCATTTCCTGCGGCCGCCGCCGCGCTGGGCGCGCGAGGCGCTGGTGTTCCGTGCCGAGGACCGACCTTCGGGCGCCACCGATATGCTATGGGCCAGCAACAATCTGCTGCTCAGCCGCGCGGCGCTGGAGCGGCTGCCCGCCCCCTGGTTCGATCCGCATTTCAACCGCAGCGGCGGCGAGGATCTGGATTATCTGACGCGCCTGCGCGATGCCGGCATCGGTTTCGGCTGGGCCGCAGATGCGCGCGTCAGCGAATGGGTGCCGCCCGAACGGGTCCGGCTCGGCTGGATACTGTCCCGCATGTGGCGGATCGGCTTTACCGAGACGCTGACCCGCCGAAAGCATCGGCCCGGCGTCGTCGGCACTCTCACCCTGTTCGGCCGGACGCTGGCGGTGTTCGCGATGCGCACCGCCGGCCTCCTCGCCCTGTTGCTGCCCGGCGCGCGACGGGTCGACATCGCCGGGCAGTGGATCAAATGCTGGGGCCGCCTCTATGCCCTGACGGGCCGTGGCAGCCGAACCTATTATGGCGCGGAATAG